The genomic region GCAACAGCCCAATCGAGGCGTTTCGGCGGCTCGCAATGCGGGGGTCGAAGCCGCGCAAGGAGAATGGATCGCCTTTTTGGATGCCGACGATTATTACTATCCGCAGCGATTAGGACTGACCGCCGAGCTGATTGCCGAATATCCTGAAGTGGATTTCGTTACCGCCGACTTCGATTTTCGTGACGAAAACGATCGGCGGTTGCGTCGTTCCATGGACTCCACCGTTTTGGGGAAAAAACTATTGAAGCGAGGCGATGACCGTTTCGTGCTGATGGAAGCGAGCGATTTCGGCGATTTTATCGAAGATCATTTCGGCGATACCCATACCCTGACCTTGCCCAAAGAAACATTTATGGACTTGGGCGGCTACCCGGATGGCTTTGCCGTTTGCGAGGATGTCCATTTGCTGATCCGTCTCTGTACGCGCAGCTGCATGGCCGGTGTGGTCAAAACCCCGGTAGCCGCCTATGTGATCCACCCTCACAGCGCCACCCGCTCCCAGCCGCTCCGGGCTCAGCGCCAGACGGTAGCGGCCTGGTGTTCTTTGAAACCTCTGCTAGCGAAGTCGTCGCCTGCGCTTAAGGGCGGCTTCCGAAACGGCCTCCGACGGGCCCGCTTCAATCTGGCAGTGGCGCTGCTGCGGTCGGCCAGAGGCAAGGAAGCATTGCAAGCGGTGCTACCATTACTATTTGAGGCGCCTTCCATAAGCAGTCTGAAAATCATCGCTTCGGTATTGAAAGGATGAGAAAAACCGGTCTGCTAGTCATCACCGAGCTATTTTTGCCGACCAAGGGGGGAACGGCGGTCTGGTTCGATGAAGTGTATCGGCGCCTGGGGGGGGAAGATATTCATATCGTCACCGCGGAAGTGCCCGGGTCGGAGGAACACGACCGCAACCACCCCAACACCGTCCATCGGCTCCGCTTGGAGCGTTATCCCTGGCTCAAGCCCGAATCGCTGGCGATGTACGGCAAGCTGTTTTTCAAGTCCGTGCAAGTGGCATGGGCGTATCCGATTGCCGCGGTTCATGTCGGGCGCGTGTTGCCCGAAGGTTTGGTCGGCTGGGCCGTGGCGCGTTTATTCCGCAAACCCTTGCTGATCTACGCGCACGGGGAAGAGATCACCACCTGGCGCCAACCGGCCAAATTCAAAGCCATGGCCTTCACCTACCGTCATGCCGACCGAGTGATCGCCAATAGCCGTTTCACCCGCAACGAGTTGCGCAAGTTGGGGGTGGCGGAAGAGAAAATCGTCAGCATCTCGCCGGGGGTGGATCTCGAGCGTTTTCGGCCGGGACTCCCGACCGAAGACTTGTTTCGGCGATTGCGGTTGAATTCCGATACGCCCCTGATTCTGTCGGTGGGCAGATTATCGCGGCGCAAGGGATTCGATCAGGTGATCCGGGCCTTGCCGTCGGTGCTGGCACAGGTGCCGGAAGTCCGTTACGCTCTCATCGGCATCGGCGAGGACGAGTCCTACCTCAAGCGCCTGGCCGAGGAAACAGGCGTTGCCGAGCGTGTTCATTTTCTCGGTCATGTGCCCATGGAAGAGTTGCCGCGCTGGTACAACGCTTGCCGCGTGTTCGCCATGCCCAACCGGGAAATCGACGGCGACAACGAAGGATTCGGAATGGTATATCTGGAAGCCGGGGCCTGCGGGAAACCGTCTCTTGCCGGCAATGCCGGCGGTACCGGCGATGCGGTTCGAGACGGCGTGACCGGTCGAAGGGTGGATGGAGAGTCGGTGGAAGAGGTCGCCGAGGGGCTGATTGCCTTGCTCAAGTGTCCGGCCGAACTGGGCGAAACCGCTTACCAAAGTGTCCGCCGCGAGCATGCATGGTCGAGGGTAGCGAAAAAAACCCGCGCGCTAAGTGATGATTAATTTTTCCGATTGTGCTGTTTTGAGATAAGTCCGTAGTTCTTCTACGACTTCGGGAAAATGATCCGCAACGTCCTCGTGACATCCGGGGTCGGTATTCATGTCAAACAGCAGGTAACGAGGGGTGTCGTTGAGAGCCAGACGCACCAACTTCCACTGCCGCCGGCACACGGCAATATCCCGGGCGCGTTCAATTTGGCCAAGATATTCCGGCTTGATGGCCAAGGTGCCGGTGGATTTGTCCGGAATGTGGAGTAGATCCACGATATCCGGATAGAAAAGATGCCGGGGGTGGATGGCGGGATGGCGGGTCAGCCAGAGACCGGTTTTGAAGCACGCGGTCAAGTCGATGTTCGGTAGCTTGCCTTGCAGAAGGTTTACCAGAGATTGGCCTTCCATGGTTGGAGGCGGAGTGATGCCGCACCGATCCAGCAAGGTCGGGGCAATGTCCACTGCCCGAGTAATTTCATCAACGATCCCTCGTCCTTTCTGTTCGGGGTCGTAGATCAACACGGGTATCCGGTTGCTCTGTTCCCCGATTGCGCTGTTGCCCTGTCCCCAAGTACCATGCTCGAACAATTCCATGCCATGATCGCTGAAGATAACCACCACCGTGTTGCGGTCGAGGCCGCATTGTGTGAGATGGTGGAAAACCGCCCGCACTTCGTCGTCGAAGCGCCGCACGCAACCATCATACAGATCGACCACCTGATCCAAGTCGAAAGCTTGTCGAGGCTCCCGTTGACTGCGAATGATTTCGAACGGATCGGTCAAGCGCGCCATGGCGAACAAGGAAGCGCCATGGTAGTGCGGATCGGCGAACAGCCGGTAATACGGATATTCGCTGCCGAACGGGGGATGACAAGAGGCCAAATATAATGTCAGGCAAAACGGTTGTTTTTTCCCTCCCAGGGCGGAAAGGCGGCGGCGGGCGATGCGTCCTAAGTGGGATGTTAAAGGGACGCCCGCCAAAAAATACAATTCGGGCAAGAAGACCCGCCCGAAGCGGTTATGCGTGAAACAGCTTAAAAATAATCGTAGTTCCTTCGGTCCCTGACGGATCAGATAGCGAAAATTCCACTGGTCCTTGGGCATCAGCTTCTTTTGGAAACCGAAGGAAAACTTGCCCAGGTCACTGCCCGACCAATCGGAAATGGCTTCCGTATGATAACCCTGTTCGGCCAGGATTTCCGGAAACGCCTTAACGGGAAGCGTGATTTGATGGTCTCCGATGTAATTGAATTTGATTCCATGGAATTCCGGGGCGCATCCGGTGAAAAGTGTGGCCAGGCTCGGCGCGGTTCGAGCGATGGGCGTATAACAGTGAGAAAAGAGTGTTCCGCGAGTAGAGAGTGCTTTGAGAAAAGGTGCCGCGTTGCGGGAGTAATCCAGAAGCCGATCGGCACGCAGCGTGTCGCAACCGATCAGAAGCAAATTGGGCGGCCCCGCCTCATTCTGGCGGCTCGGCCGCGGACGGGCGGGTAGCGGCACCGAGGC from Methylohalobius crimeensis 10Ki harbors:
- a CDS encoding glycosyltransferase family 4 protein — protein: MRKTGLLVITELFLPTKGGTAVWFDEVYRRLGGEDIHIVTAEVPGSEEHDRNHPNTVHRLRLERYPWLKPESLAMYGKLFFKSVQVAWAYPIAAVHVGRVLPEGLVGWAVARLFRKPLLIYAHGEEITTWRQPAKFKAMAFTYRHADRVIANSRFTRNELRKLGVAEEKIVSISPGVDLERFRPGLPTEDLFRRLRLNSDTPLILSVGRLSRRKGFDQVIRALPSVLAQVPEVRYALIGIGEDESYLKRLAEETGVAERVHFLGHVPMEELPRWYNACRVFAMPNREIDGDNEGFGMVYLEAGACGKPSLAGNAGGTGDAVRDGVTGRRVDGESVEEVAEGLIALLKCPAELGETAYQSVRREHAWSRVAKKTRALSDD
- a CDS encoding sulfatase family protein, with translation MNQAIIKALIADGLLGLVGASLLLWLSLRNFSRTGPQIREEIASHFRLYTVYCVLRLAFWSFLILFWLAGFGQILYLAWVFSGEGNASYVGFLLAGTGAIGGLTWFQFLRHLLHIPASLMMSFSYDIRRLHPFWKKLTVSRLRWSMLFLVAIYLGLFLYGLGENPSETQGFLAIGLSIWVVPWLLASVPLPARPRPSRQNEAGPPNLLLIGCDTLRADRLLDYSRNAAPFLKALSTRGTLFSHCYTPIARTAPSLATLFTGCAPEFHGIKFNYIGDHQITLPVKAFPEILAEQGYHTEAISDWSGSDLGKFSFGFQKKLMPKDQWNFRYLIRQGPKELRLFLSCFTHNRFGRVFLPELYFLAGVPLTSHLGRIARRRLSALGGKKQPFCLTLYLASCHPPFGSEYPYYRLFADPHYHGASLFAMARLTDPFEIIRSQREPRQAFDLDQVVDLYDGCVRRFDDEVRAVFHHLTQCGLDRNTVVVIFSDHGMELFEHGTWGQGNSAIGEQSNRIPVLIYDPEQKGRGIVDEITRAVDIAPTLLDRCGITPPPTMEGQSLVNLLQGKLPNIDLTACFKTGLWLTRHPAIHPRHLFYPDIVDLLHIPDKSTGTLAIKPEYLGQIERARDIAVCRRQWKLVRLALNDTPRYLLFDMNTDPGCHEDVADHFPEVVEELRTYLKTAQSEKLIIT
- a CDS encoding glycosyltransferase, translating into MTDKLDISVVIAVYNGEKTLARAIDSVLEQTHPAREIIVVDDGSTDATAGIAAAYGPPVFLLQQPNRGVSAARNAGVEAAQGEWIAFLDADDYYYPQRLGLTAELIAEYPEVDFVTADFDFRDENDRRLRRSMDSTVLGKKLLKRGDDRFVLMEASDFGDFIEDHFGDTHTLTLPKETFMDLGGYPDGFAVCEDVHLLIRLCTRSCMAGVVKTPVAAYVIHPHSATRSQPLRAQRQTVAAWCSLKPLLAKSSPALKGGFRNGLRRARFNLAVALLRSARGKEALQAVLPLLFEAPSISSLKIIASVLKG